One stretch of Brevibacillus laterosporus DNA includes these proteins:
- a CDS encoding signal recognition particle protein translates to MAFESLASRLQGAFDKLRGRGKIDETIVNEAMREVRLALLEADVNFKVVKQFVARIKERAIGQDVLKSLTPGQMVIKVVNEELTELMGGDVSKLAVSNRPPTVIMMVGLQGAGKTTTTGKLAKLLQKQNRKPMLVACDIYRPAAIKQLQVLGEQLNAPVFSMGDQVSPVEIATKAIEHAKENHYDYVILDTAGRLHIDETLMEELQQVREVAKPDEILLVVDAMTGQDAVNVAESFNNQLELTGVILTKLDGDTRGGAALSVKAVTGKPIKFAAMGEKLDALEAFHPDRMASRILGMGDVLSLIEKAQENVDVDKAKEMERQMRQGEFTFDMFLDSMQQMRQLGPIEDLLGMLPGMNKMKGMKDLKVDEKQLARTEAIVKSMTKEERANPDVMNANRRKRIAAGSGTTIQEVNRFIKQFEDMKKMMKQFTGMTDKMKKKSKKKGGFLPFKGKPPIDPFGGMGGGTDDKKGGGFNFPFNPFK, encoded by the coding sequence ATGGCATTTGAAAGCTTGGCAAGCCGATTGCAGGGCGCCTTTGATAAGCTACGTGGCAGAGGTAAAATTGACGAAACCATCGTGAATGAAGCGATGCGTGAAGTGCGTCTCGCTTTATTGGAAGCAGACGTTAACTTTAAAGTCGTGAAACAATTTGTCGCTCGTATCAAGGAACGTGCAATTGGACAAGATGTGTTGAAAAGCTTAACGCCAGGACAAATGGTTATTAAAGTGGTAAATGAAGAGCTGACTGAGCTTATGGGCGGTGACGTCTCCAAGCTTGCTGTCTCCAACCGACCGCCGACTGTTATTATGATGGTTGGTCTACAAGGTGCGGGTAAAACAACCACGACCGGTAAACTGGCTAAGCTATTACAAAAGCAAAATCGCAAGCCAATGCTAGTCGCTTGTGATATTTATCGCCCTGCTGCAATTAAGCAGCTACAAGTACTAGGTGAGCAGTTGAATGCCCCTGTGTTCTCAATGGGTGATCAAGTAAGTCCGGTAGAAATCGCTACGAAAGCGATTGAACATGCCAAAGAAAATCACTACGATTATGTGATTCTTGATACGGCAGGTCGTCTGCATATTGATGAGACTCTCATGGAAGAGCTTCAGCAAGTGCGTGAAGTGGCAAAGCCAGATGAGATTTTGTTGGTTGTCGATGCTATGACTGGTCAAGATGCAGTCAATGTAGCAGAGAGCTTTAACAATCAACTAGAGCTTACGGGTGTGATTCTTACTAAGTTAGATGGAGACACACGTGGTGGTGCAGCCCTTTCCGTTAAAGCAGTGACTGGTAAACCGATCAAGTTCGCAGCGATGGGTGAAAAGCTTGATGCTTTAGAAGCATTCCATCCAGATCGTATGGCATCACGCATCTTGGGCATGGGCGATGTACTGAGCTTGATTGAAAAAGCACAGGAAAACGTCGATGTGGATAAAGCAAAAGAGATGGAGCGCCAAATGCGCCAAGGGGAATTCACCTTTGACATGTTCTTGGATTCCATGCAGCAAATGCGCCAATTAGGGCCGATTGAGGACCTCTTGGGTATGTTGCCTGGGATGAACAAGATGAAGGGCATGAAAGATCTAAAGGTGGATGAAAAGCAACTCGCTCGTACAGAAGCTATCGTGAAATCGATGACAAAAGAAGAGCGTGCTAACCCTGACGTCATGAATGCAAACCGTCGCAAGCGTATTGCAGCCGGTAGCGGAACCACAATCCAGGAAGTGAATCGTTTCATTAAACAGTTCGAAGATATGAAGAAAATGATGAAGCAATTCACAGGCATGACGGACAAAATGAAAAAGAAAAGCA
- a CDS encoding putative DNA-binding protein yields the protein MLEKTNQVNLLFDFYASLLKGKQREYLELYYLDDLSLSEIAEMHEVSRQAVYDHIKRAEKQLYEYDDKLKLTAKHEQRQEVVKMMINLVEATGGDDTREELLILLRQLSEMD from the coding sequence TCTTATTTGACTTCTATGCTTCCTTACTAAAAGGAAAGCAACGTGAATACCTTGAGCTTTACTACCTGGATGATCTATCGTTAAGCGAGATTGCAGAAATGCATGAAGTAAGCCGACAAGCCGTTTATGATCATATCAAGCGAGCTGAAAAGCAGCTGTATGAATATGACGACAAGCTGAAGTTGACAGCGAAGCATGAACAGCGTCAAGAGGTTGTGAAGATGATGATCAATCTGGTAGAAGCGACAGGTGGGGACGATACGAGAGAGGAATTGCTTATCTTGCTCCGCCAACTGTCAGAGATGGATTAG